One genomic region from Accipiter gentilis chromosome Z, bAccGen1.1, whole genome shotgun sequence encodes:
- the TMEM167A gene encoding protein kish-A isoform X1 — protein MNCSPPTLQHFPNSLSAIFNFQSLLTVILLLICTCAYIRSLAPSLLDKNKTGLLGIFWKCARIGERKSPYVAVCCVVMAFSILFVQ, from the exons ATGAACTGCAGCCCACCTACATTACAACATTTTCCAAATAGCTTG TCTGCCATCTTCAATTTTCAGAGTCTGCTGACTGTAATCTTGCTACTCATATGTACGTGTGCCTACATCAGATCCTTGGCTCCCAGCTTACTGGACAAAAATAAAACCGG ACTATTGGGAATATTCTGGAAATGCGCCAGGattg GTGAACGGAAGAGCCCCTACGTGGCTGTGTGCTGTGTCGTGATGGCCTTCAGCATTCTGTTTGTACAGTAG
- the TMEM167A gene encoding protein kish-A isoform X2, with protein MSAIFNFQSLLTVILLLICTCAYIRSLAPSLLDKNKTGLLGIFWKCARIGERKSPYVAVCCVVMAFSILFVQ; from the exons ATG TCTGCCATCTTCAATTTTCAGAGTCTGCTGACTGTAATCTTGCTACTCATATGTACGTGTGCCTACATCAGATCCTTGGCTCCCAGCTTACTGGACAAAAATAAAACCGG ACTATTGGGAATATTCTGGAAATGCGCCAGGattg GTGAACGGAAGAGCCCCTACGTGGCTGTGTGCTGTGTCGTGATGGCCTTCAGCATTCTGTTTGTACAGTAG